A region of Magnetococcales bacterium DNA encodes the following proteins:
- a CDS encoding TolC family outer membrane protein, with protein MTKALAQNLSATVAQALKSYPEVAALHYESLAANERIGQARSGYFPTLNLRGGDGYEYADNPATRGRTGGDDELERTELSLTLRQNLFQGLGTRSSVESAQAGVLGAKWKERGVSEEIALKVTKAYLDVLQEERQIQLAKENLKAHQGILTLVQKRIKQNLSSRSEESQVLAKIKNVDAVITRSEGALLDTQNNFVTLVGEQPESLNTPPLPTALSDDLESAILIAQKNNADVIKAQALVAQAKAEIQQRKSAFYPSVDLELTGNLDRNLSGTPGRSESFSTMLVMNMNLFAGGSDFYRVREAEFLLKRNQSNLERILRDVAEAVKEAHNAWMVAQSQHKTFASQVITNQKVRKAYQQQYLLGKRTLLDLLDAENDLFISRSNESREQNRTLFAAYRLLTAQGKLLESFGIASPSSLP; from the coding sequence ATGACGAAAGCCTTGGCCCAAAACCTTTCTGCCACAGTGGCTCAGGCATTGAAAAGCTATCCGGAGGTGGCCGCACTTCACTACGAAAGCCTGGCGGCCAACGAGCGAATAGGACAGGCCCGTTCGGGTTATTTTCCAACGCTGAATCTACGCGGTGGTGATGGCTATGAATATGCCGACAACCCTGCCACCAGAGGCCGGACCGGAGGGGATGACGAGCTGGAACGCACCGAACTCAGCCTGACCCTGCGTCAAAATCTGTTCCAGGGGCTGGGTACACGCTCATCGGTGGAAAGTGCCCAGGCTGGCGTCTTGGGGGCCAAATGGAAAGAGCGGGGAGTGAGCGAAGAGATTGCGCTAAAGGTGACCAAGGCCTATCTCGACGTTCTCCAGGAAGAGCGGCAAATCCAACTGGCCAAGGAAAACCTCAAGGCTCACCAGGGAATTCTCACCCTGGTGCAAAAACGCATCAAACAAAATCTCAGCAGTCGCTCCGAGGAGAGCCAGGTTCTGGCAAAAATCAAGAATGTCGATGCGGTCATCACCCGATCCGAAGGGGCTCTTCTGGATACCCAAAACAATTTCGTCACTCTGGTAGGTGAACAACCGGAGTCGCTGAACACCCCCCCCCTTCCCACAGCACTTTCCGACGACCTGGAAAGCGCCATTCTCATCGCCCAGAAAAACAATGCCGACGTGATCAAGGCCCAAGCCCTGGTCGCTCAGGCAAAGGCCGAAATTCAGCAACGCAAATCCGCCTTTTATCCCAGTGTGGATCTGGAATTGACCGGCAACCTGGACCGTAACCTTTCCGGCACCCCAGGTCGCAGCGAATCCTTCAGCACCATGCTGGTCATGAACATGAACCTGTTTGCGGGGGGATCTGATTTTTATCGCGTCCGGGAAGCAGAGTTTCTGCTCAAGCGTAACCAAAGCAACCTGGAACGTATTCTTCGGGATGTCGCCGAGGCGGTCAAAGAGGCTCACAACGCCTGGATGGTCGCGCAATCCCAGCACAAAACCTTTGCCTCCCAGGTCATTACAAACCAAAAAGTACGAAAAGCCTACCAACAACAATATCTATTGGGCAAGCGGACACTCCTGGATCTGCTGGATGCCGAAAATGATCTGTTTATCTCCCGTAGCAATGAATCCCGGGAGCAAAATCGCACACTGTTTGCCGCCTATCGGCTCTTGACCGCCCAGGGGAAACTATTGGAATCATTCGGTATCGCCTCCCCATCAAGCCTACCGTGA